One window of Phycisphaeraceae bacterium genomic DNA carries:
- the scpB gene encoding SMC-Scp complex subunit ScpB, whose amino-acid sequence MPALKEPELDTVASAASESPGVDLPMHSLVEAMVLSMDKPLNIGKIAQALAHCGAIETADDPAIPTKIEKIVAMLNDSYKKEQRAFRIEQVAGGYRVMTRAEFAAAVMALHQSRSSNRLSKPAMETLAVVAYRQPVTRATLEAIRGVACGETLKTLMDKRLVTIRGRAEELGRPMLYGTTKEFLDLFGLASLKDLPDVADLAPPEPRIEPVKEVKHQETNDAPSDTPDTAIASEAVSEQTGDSTGSETDGQIDTNTSE is encoded by the coding sequence GTGCCTGCATTGAAAGAACCAGAGTTAGACACCGTTGCATCCGCTGCTTCCGAGTCACCGGGAGTTGATCTGCCAATGCACTCACTTGTCGAAGCGATGGTGCTGTCGATGGACAAGCCGCTAAACATCGGCAAAATCGCGCAGGCGCTCGCCCATTGCGGTGCAATCGAAACTGCTGACGATCCAGCAATCCCCACAAAAATCGAGAAGATCGTTGCAATGCTCAACGATTCCTATAAGAAAGAGCAGCGGGCGTTCCGGATTGAGCAGGTCGCTGGCGGATACCGAGTCATGACGCGGGCAGAGTTTGCCGCTGCGGTGATGGCACTACATCAATCCCGCTCCTCGAATCGTCTGAGCAAGCCCGCGATGGAGACGCTCGCTGTCGTCGCGTATCGCCAGCCGGTCACTCGGGCAACGCTCGAAGCAATCCGCGGGGTTGCCTGCGGCGAGACCCTGAAGACGCTTATGGACAAACGCCTCGTGACCATCAGGGGAAGAGCCGAGGAACTGGGGCGCCCCATGCTCTACGGGACGACAAAGGAGTTTCTCGACCTCTTTGGGCTGGCATCACTTAAGGATCTGCCCGATGTGGCGGATCTGGCCCCGCCAGAGCCACGAATCGAACCAGTGAAGGAAGTGAAGCATCAGGAGACGAATGATGCTCCCAGCGACACCCCCGACACTGCCATCGCATCTGAAGCAGTGAGCGAACAAACCGGGGACAGCACGGGTTCAGAGACTGATGGCCAGATTGACACGAATACCAGCGAGTGA
- the folP gene encoding dihydropteroate synthase, which translates to MGILNATPDSFSDGGAFLRVDAAVEHALQMIDEGADIIDVGGESTRPGAVRVSDSEQIGRTIPIIKQLRSYDVAVSIDTTRSLVAQEAVRAGAHIINDVSGGTEDPEILRVAAETSAGLVLMHRLRPPDEDSYSDQYTVSPTYENVVNDVCDALSAMAQNAMDAGVDPQCIVLDPGLGFGKTVEQNLTLITGTPMIASLGYPVLSGLSRKSFVGRVSIGLTPDRPVPAPHERLAGTVALTVLHALHGASVFRVHDVKRVLEALSATLTAQRLRKIP; encoded by the coding sequence ATGGGTATTCTCAATGCAACGCCGGACAGCTTTTCAGATGGCGGCGCTTTCCTGCGTGTTGATGCAGCAGTTGAGCACGCACTGCAGATGATCGACGAGGGCGCTGACATCATCGACGTTGGTGGCGAATCAACACGACCGGGCGCAGTACGTGTCAGCGACTCCGAGCAGATTGGAAGAACGATTCCGATTATCAAGCAGCTGCGCAGTTACGATGTTGCTGTTTCTATTGACACCACTCGATCATTGGTTGCACAGGAAGCTGTGAGAGCTGGTGCCCACATCATCAATGACGTATCCGGCGGCACGGAAGATCCCGAGATTCTTCGTGTTGCTGCGGAGACTAGTGCTGGACTTGTATTGATGCATCGCCTCAGACCGCCCGACGAGGACTCATACTCGGATCAGTACACCGTTTCACCGACATATGAGAATGTTGTCAATGATGTTTGCGATGCCCTTTCAGCGATGGCGCAGAACGCGATGGATGCTGGTGTTGATCCGCAGTGCATCGTTCTAGACCCAGGGCTTGGGTTTGGGAAGACTGTTGAGCAGAATCTGACACTGATCACAGGAACGCCCATGATTGCCTCACTCGGCTATCCGGTCCTGAGTGGGCTGAGTCGCAAAAGCTTTGTTGGACGTGTCAGCATAGGACTGACACCCGACCGTCCCGTACCAGCCCCACACGAACGGCTTGCCGGAACTGTCGCGCTCACGGTGTTGCATGCACTGCATGGGGCTTCTGTTTTTCGTGTGCATGATGTGAAGCGAGTTCTCGAAGCATTATCCGCCACTCTCACAGCGCAACGCCTACGGAAAATCCCCTGA
- the trxA gene encoding thioredoxin: MASEKVKEFTNENFQAEVLNADKPVLVDFWAEWCQPCRMLSPTIDDLADEFDGKASIGKVNTESAQQIAMEYGVMSIPTVILFKDGKPVKQFVGLRGKADFVNALNELV, from the coding sequence ATGGCAAGTGAGAAAGTAAAAGAGTTCACGAACGAGAACTTTCAGGCAGAGGTGCTCAACGCCGACAAGCCCGTGCTTGTCGATTTCTGGGCAGAATGGTGTCAGCCGTGCAGAATGCTCTCGCCAACCATCGACGATCTTGCAGACGAGTTTGATGGCAAGGCAAGCATCGGCAAGGTGAACACCGAGAGTGCTCAGCAGATCGCAATGGAATATGGTGTGATGTCCATACCTACTGTCATTCTTTTCAAGGATGGCAAGCCGGTAAAGCAGTTTGTTGGGCTTCGCGGCAAGGCGGACTTTGTAAACGCACTGAACGAACTGGTGTAA
- a CDS encoding Gfo/Idh/MocA family oxidoreductase: MSDATSADRFGGRKLRCAAVGVGRMGRHHARVYSQLSHVDLVGVLDANVEQCEYMAEQYNTKALRSLDELLDMDVDAVSIAVPTIYHKDTAVPLLNKGVACLIEKPLAQDAQTASIIKAAADKSGAVLMVGHIERFNPIMRAMQRATAGGSDIRARFIQVHRVSPMTFRSVDIGVVMDMMIHDLDVVLMLMGGQEPSSIKAAGVAVLTDNEDMCQAWLEFDRPYGKCVANLSASRLALKTDRVARIHGDTGYIKIDYAAKTGQIIRRTANEIQLREVADQLREGADLTDMKWDQLVNVEELQIDSGEPIVTEIEEFLDAVRTGRRPSVDAEAGLVNVRTAERIVEAIREVQPTRVD, from the coding sequence ATGTCAGATGCCACGTCAGCGGATCGGTTTGGTGGGCGCAAGCTTCGATGCGCCGCAGTCGGTGTTGGCCGAATGGGCCGCCATCACGCGCGCGTGTACTCACAACTCTCCCATGTCGATCTTGTCGGCGTGCTTGATGCCAATGTCGAGCAGTGCGAGTACATGGCAGAACAATACAACACAAAGGCGCTGCGATCGCTTGATGAGTTGCTCGATATGGATGTCGACGCGGTCAGCATTGCTGTGCCGACAATCTATCACAAGGATACCGCGGTGCCGCTACTCAACAAGGGTGTGGCCTGCCTGATCGAAAAACCGCTTGCGCAGGATGCGCAAACCGCCTCGATTATCAAAGCGGCTGCAGACAAATCAGGCGCGGTGCTGATGGTCGGGCATATTGAGCGATTCAACCCCATCATGCGTGCGATGCAGCGCGCGACAGCCGGCGGCAGCGACATCCGTGCACGATTCATCCAGGTGCATCGCGTCAGCCCGATGACATTCCGCTCGGTTGATATTGGCGTGGTCATGGACATGATGATCCACGACCTTGATGTGGTGCTGATGCTGATGGGCGGTCAGGAACCGTCCAGCATCAAGGCAGCAGGTGTCGCCGTCCTGACTGACAACGAGGACATGTGTCAGGCGTGGCTGGAGTTTGATCGTCCCTACGGCAAGTGCGTCGCGAACCTGTCCGCATCGCGCCTCGCACTCAAGACCGATCGCGTCGCTCGTATCCATGGCGACACCGGATATATCAAGATCGATTACGCCGCCAAAACCGGGCAGATCATCCGCCGCACAGCAAATGAGATCCAGTTGCGAGAGGTTGCTGATCAGCTCCGCGAGGGTGCCGACCTGACTGACATGAAGTGGGACCAACTCGTGAATGTTGAGGAACTTCAGATCGACAGTGGCGAGCCCATTGTGACCGAGATTGAGGAGTTTCTTGACGCAGTCCGCACCGGTCGCAGACCATCAGTGGATGCAGAAGCAGGGCTTGTGAATGTGCGCACTGCTGAGCGCATCGTGGAAGCCATCCGCGAGGTACAACCGACACGGGTCGACTGA
- a CDS encoding LON peptidase substrate-binding domain-containing protein, producing MEESISIQVNFGRPMPMFPFRSVAVLPQQIAPIPVVEPRYQQLVSSALDGAGQIALATYAGSGEIDVVGDPPVRKAACIAQIVQHERQPDGHYILLLQGICRAGIIEETTEYEGNNYRTVMLEPLGLPFNDDEQLAEVRDALDLMLCEGPLSKMAAASWVLERVRNDAIPPSALLELASFTLLTDDSIRYRLLAEPDATARWGIVEYELHRLGRLIRMAERQGARDWPKGLSWN from the coding sequence GTGGAGGAAAGCATTTCCATCCAGGTGAACTTCGGCAGGCCAATGCCGATGTTTCCGTTTCGTTCTGTGGCCGTGCTGCCGCAGCAGATCGCTCCAATACCTGTGGTTGAGCCACGGTACCAGCAGCTCGTCAGCAGCGCGTTAGATGGCGCGGGCCAGATTGCTCTTGCCACATACGCGGGCTCTGGCGAGATCGATGTGGTGGGCGATCCGCCTGTGCGTAAAGCGGCATGTATTGCCCAAATTGTGCAGCACGAACGCCAGCCGGACGGGCACTACATCCTGCTTCTCCAAGGCATCTGCAGGGCTGGTATTATCGAGGAAACCACGGAATACGAGGGAAATAACTATCGCACTGTTATGCTTGAGCCGCTTGGTCTGCCGTTCAACGACGATGAGCAGTTGGCAGAGGTGCGCGATGCGCTCGATCTCATGCTGTGTGAGGGGCCTCTCTCAAAGATGGCTGCAGCCTCATGGGTCCTGGAACGGGTGAGAAATGATGCGATTCCTCCATCAGCATTATTGGAACTTGCCTCGTTTACACTGCTCACTGACGACTCCATCCGGTATCGGCTGCTGGCAGAACCTGATGCGACAGCACGCTGGGGAATCGTTGAGTATGAACTCCATCGACTGGGCCGACTTATCAGGATGGCAGAGCGTCAGGGCGCCCGTGACTGGCCGAAGGGGCTGAGCTGGAACTGA